The following are from one region of the Cetobacterium somerae genome:
- the recF gene encoding DNA replication/repair protein RecF (All proteins in this family for which functions are known are DNA-binding proteins that assist the filamentation of RecA onto DNA for the initiation of recombination or recombinational repair.) — translation MEILEMNYVNFRNLEDRNIQFSSRFNLFFGKNGQGKTSILEAIYFSATGKSFRTSKNIELIKYNKEKMGSYISYRDLISEKTLSVKIDKKHKEYKYNGKKTPFDEFYGKVNIVTFIPEDIELIVGSPGFRRTFFDGEIAQSNYEYFKNLKDYNKLLKIRNKYIKEKNIKDEMFLIYEEEFIKLAAKVILKRIEYVKNISIILNLNYRKLFDDKKELNLKYESFLGEVKGLNLLNLEERIKLKIQELKYQELRYGYSLVGPQRDDFKFLLNGKEAKSYSSQGEKKSIIFSLKLSEIDMVIKEKRETPIFLIDDISSYFDSIRKESIINYLKKRELQVFISSTTDLNIESKNFRIDKGEIQDGHYECK, via the coding sequence TTGGAAATTCTTGAAATGAATTACGTAAACTTTAGAAATTTAGAGGATAGAAATATACAATTTTCTTCAAGATTTAATCTATTTTTTGGAAAAAATGGCCAAGGAAAAACGAGTATATTAGAAGCTATTTATTTTAGTGCTACTGGGAAAAGTTTTAGAACCTCAAAAAATATAGAATTGATAAAATACAATAAAGAGAAAATGGGAAGTTACATATCTTATAGAGATTTAATTTCTGAAAAAACTTTGAGTGTTAAAATCGATAAAAAACATAAAGAGTATAAGTATAATGGTAAAAAAACTCCATTTGACGAATTTTATGGAAAAGTAAATATTGTTACTTTTATTCCAGAAGATATTGAGCTAATAGTTGGAAGTCCTGGTTTTAGAAGAACATTTTTTGATGGAGAAATAGCTCAAAGCAATTATGAATATTTTAAAAATTTAAAAGATTATAATAAACTTTTAAAAATAAGAAATAAGTATATAAAAGAAAAAAATATAAAAGATGAGATGTTTCTGATTTATGAAGAGGAATTCATTAAATTGGCAGCTAAGGTGATTTTAAAAAGAATAGAATATGTAAAAAATATTTCTATAATATTAAACTTAAATTATCGAAAGCTTTTTGATGATAAAAAAGAATTAAACTTGAAATATGAAAGTTTTCTTGGAGAAGTAAAAGGTTTAAATCTACTGAATTTAGAGGAGAGAATAAAGCTTAAAATACAGGAGTTAAAGTATCAAGAGCTTCGTTATGGATACTCATTAGTAGGACCACAAAGAGATGATTTTAAATTTCTTTTGAATGGAAAAGAAGCTAAGTCATATTCATCTCAAGGTGAAAAAAAATCGATAATTTTTTCTTTAAAACTTTCTGAAATAGATATGGTAATAAAAGAAAAAAGAGAAACACCAATTTTTTTAATAGATGATATATCATCTTATTTTGACTCAATAAGAAAAGAGAGTATTATAAATTATTTAAAAAAAAGAGAATTACAAGTTTTCATTAGTTCAACAACTGATTTAAATATAGAATCTAAAAACTTTAGAATTGATAAAGGAGAGATTCAAGATGGACATTATGAATGTAAGTGA
- a CDS encoding NupC/NupG family nucleoside CNT transporter, with protein MSILRSIFGIFVILFLGYLLSYDRKNIKWRTIIAGFALQFCFAFIVMKTSGGAYVLESVSNGFNKIIAQANEGIQFVFGGLYTPGTNIAFVFAFNVLPLIIFFGALISVLYHLGIMQLVIKYIGGGISKLLGTKEAESVSAAANIFLGQTEAPLVIKPYIANLSRSQLFAVLTCGVASVSGSTLAAYAALGVPMKYLIAGSFMAAPSGLVFAKLIMPETQAESDDEKIEFTKSDSVNVIEAAAKGTIDGMNIALIIGAILISFIALVSLVNMILGGIGDLFGIQLTLQTILGYLFAPITYAMGIPWHEAVYTGSLLGQKMVLNEFVAYVDFTKNIAGLSEKTIAIMSFALLGFANVASLGLQIGALGAIAPNRRSEIAQVGMRAVLAGFLASLLNGVIAGVFF; from the coding sequence GTGTCTATACTGAGAAGTATATTCGGGATTTTTGTAATTTTATTTTTAGGTTATCTTCTATCTTACGATAGAAAAAACATCAAATGGAGAACAATTATAGCTGGTTTTGCACTACAATTTTGTTTTGCCTTTATAGTAATGAAAACGTCTGGTGGAGCTTACGTCCTTGAGTCTGTTTCTAATGGTTTTAACAAAATAATTGCTCAAGCTAATGAAGGAATACAATTTGTTTTTGGAGGATTATATACACCAGGAACTAACATCGCATTCGTTTTCGCTTTTAATGTTCTACCTCTTATTATTTTCTTTGGTGCTTTAATATCTGTATTATATCATTTAGGAATTATGCAATTAGTTATCAAATATATCGGTGGCGGAATATCAAAGCTTTTAGGAACTAAGGAAGCTGAGTCTGTATCTGCTGCTGCAAATATTTTCCTTGGTCAAACTGAAGCACCATTAGTTATAAAACCTTATATCGCAAACTTAAGTAGATCACAACTTTTCGCCGTTTTAACTTGTGGAGTTGCTTCTGTTTCCGGTTCTACTCTAGCTGCTTATGCTGCTTTAGGTGTTCCTATGAAATATTTAATTGCAGGTTCTTTCATGGCTGCTCCAAGTGGATTAGTTTTTGCTAAACTAATCATGCCTGAAACTCAAGCTGAATCAGATGATGAAAAAATTGAGTTTACAAAAAGTGATTCTGTTAATGTTATTGAAGCTGCTGCAAAAGGAACTATCGATGGTATGAATATCGCTCTTATAATCGGAGCTATTTTGATATCATTTATCGCTCTAGTTTCTTTAGTAAATATGATTTTAGGTGGAATCGGAGATCTATTTGGAATCCAACTTACTCTTCAAACAATTTTAGGTTATCTTTTTGCACCTATAACTTATGCTATGGGAATTCCGTGGCACGAAGCTGTTTATACAGGAAGTTTATTAGGACAAAAAATGGTACTTAACGAGTTTGTTGCCTATGTAGATTTCACAAAAAACATAGCTGGACTTTCTGAAAAAACAATAGCTATTATGAGTTTTGCTTTACTTGGATTCGCTAACGTAGCCTCTTTAGGGCTTCAAATCGGAGCTTTAGGAGCTATCGCACCTAACAGAAGAAGTGAAATCGCTCAAGTAGGTATGAGAGCCGTTTTAGCAGGTTTCTTAGCTTCTCTTCTAAATGGAGTTATAGCAGGAGTATTTTTCTAA
- the gyrA gene encoding DNA gyrase subunit A, producing MSNVNNRYIEEELKQSYLDYSMSVIVSRALPDVRDGLKPVHRRILFAMNEMGMTSDKAYKKSARIVGEVLGKYHPHGDLAVYNTMVRMAQNFAYRYELVDGHGNFGSIDGDSAAAMRYTEARMSKISNELLEDIDKDTIDFRKNFDDSLDEPIVLPAKLPNLLLNGATGIAVGMATNIPPHNLGEVVDGILALIDNKEITPVQLMEYIKGPDFPTGAIIDGEAGIYDAYTTGRGRVRVRGKIEIEEGKNGRESLIIKEIPYQLNKASLIEKIANLVKEKKIVGISDLRDESDRDGIRVVIELKKGEESELVLNSLYKYTELQTTFGIIMLALVNNVPRVLNLKEILDEYLKHRFEVITRRTKFNLNKAERRAHILKGFIIALENIDRVIEIVRGSADGNEARIALIDKYGFSEEQSKAILDMRLQRLTGLERDKIDKEHEELKTLIIELNKILADDDRVYEIIKDELNDIKNKYNDPRRTTIEKERLEIRPEDLIKDDSVLVTITNRGYVKRMELDKYKAQKRGGKGVSTQNTIEDDFVERMEVMSNLDTMMIFTDKGRVFHLKVYQIPESSKQARGRLIGNLIKLKEDEKVREIIKIREFSQDKELVFVTRDGMVKKTNLSEYKNINTAGLKAIKLRDGDDIIFVGILPVDSKEQIFLATKLGHSIRFSKDDVRPTGRDTSGVKGISLRAKDKVISALLIDDAANETILTITENGYGKRTRVDEYPLQSRSGKGVINIRCSDKNGEVVAVKPVKDEEELMVITSSGIVIRTSVNQISIIGRATQGVKIMRVNESESEKVVSIASFKEEDAEEATQE from the coding sequence ATGTCTAATGTGAATAATAGATATATAGAGGAAGAGTTAAAGCAATCCTATCTAGATTACTCTATGAGTGTAATAGTTAGTAGAGCATTACCTGATGTAAGAGATGGATTGAAACCAGTACATAGAAGAATTCTATTTGCTATGAATGAAATGGGAATGACAAGCGATAAAGCATATAAAAAGTCAGCAAGAATCGTTGGAGAAGTTTTAGGAAAATATCATCCACATGGAGATTTAGCAGTATATAATACAATGGTAAGAATGGCTCAAAACTTTGCGTATAGATATGAACTTGTTGATGGACATGGAAACTTTGGATCTATCGATGGAGATTCAGCAGCAGCAATGAGATATACGGAAGCTAGAATGTCTAAAATAAGTAATGAGTTATTAGAAGATATTGATAAGGACACAATAGATTTTAGAAAAAACTTTGACGATTCATTAGATGAGCCAATTGTATTACCAGCAAAACTTCCTAATCTTTTATTAAATGGAGCTACGGGAATTGCTGTAGGAATGGCAACAAATATTCCACCTCATAACTTAGGTGAAGTTGTAGATGGAATACTAGCTTTAATAGATAATAAAGAAATAACACCAGTTCAATTAATGGAATATATAAAAGGTCCAGATTTCCCAACAGGAGCAATAATTGATGGAGAAGCAGGTATTTATGACGCTTATACAACTGGAAGAGGAAGAGTTAGAGTTAGAGGAAAAATTGAAATAGAAGAAGGAAAAAATGGTAGAGAAAGCTTAATAATAAAAGAGATTCCATACCAATTAAATAAAGCTTCTTTAATTGAAAAAATAGCTAATCTAGTAAAAGAGAAAAAAATAGTTGGAATATCTGATTTAAGAGATGAGTCAGATAGAGATGGTATTAGAGTGGTTATAGAGCTAAAAAAAGGTGAAGAATCTGAATTAGTTTTAAACTCGTTATACAAATACACAGAGCTTCAAACAACATTTGGAATAATTATGCTAGCATTAGTTAATAACGTTCCGAGAGTATTAAATTTAAAAGAAATTTTAGATGAGTATTTAAAGCATAGATTTGAAGTTATAACTAGAAGAACAAAATTTAATTTAAATAAAGCTGAGAGAAGAGCTCATATATTAAAAGGATTTATAATAGCTCTTGAAAATATTGATAGAGTTATTGAAATTGTTAGAGGATCAGCAGATGGTAATGAAGCTAGAATTGCATTAATTGATAAGTATGGATTTAGTGAAGAGCAATCAAAAGCAATTTTAGATATGAGACTACAAAGATTAACTGGTCTTGAAAGAGATAAAATTGATAAAGAGCACGAAGAATTAAAAACTTTAATAATTGAATTAAATAAAATTTTAGCAGATGATGATAGAGTTTATGAAATTATAAAAGATGAATTAAATGATATAAAAAATAAATACAATGATCCAAGAAGAACAACTATTGAAAAAGAGAGATTAGAAATAAGACCAGAAGACTTAATAAAAGATGATAGTGTTCTTGTTACTATAACAAATAGAGGGTATGTAAAAAGAATGGAGCTAGATAAATATAAGGCTCAAAAAAGAGGTGGAAAAGGAGTTTCAACTCAAAATACTATAGAGGATGACTTTGTTGAGAGAATGGAAGTTATGTCAAACTTAGATACAATGATGATTTTCACTGATAAAGGTAGAGTTTTCCACTTAAAGGTTTATCAAATTCCAGAATCTTCAAAACAGGCTAGAGGAAGACTTATAGGAAACTTAATCAAATTAAAGGAAGATGAGAAAGTTAGAGAAATAATAAAAATAAGAGAGTTTAGCCAAGATAAAGAGCTTGTATTTGTAACTAGAGATGGAATGGTTAAAAAGACAAATTTAAGTGAATACAAAAATATAAATACTGCTGGATTAAAAGCAATCAAATTAAGAGATGGGGATGACATAATATTTGTTGGAATTTTACCAGTTGATTCAAAAGAACAGATTTTCTTAGCAACAAAATTAGGACACTCAATTAGATTCTCTAAAGATGATGTGAGACCAACTGGAAGAGATACAAGTGGAGTAAAAGGAATATCTCTTAGAGCTAAAGATAAAGTAATATCAGCGTTATTAATAGATGATGCAGCAAATGAGACTATTTTAACTATTACAGAGAATGGATATGGAAAAAGAACAAGAGTAGATGAGTATCCATTACAATCTAGAAGTGGTAAAGGTGTTATAAATATAAGATGTAGTGATAAAAATGGAGAAGTTGTAGCAGTTAAACCTGTTAAAGATGAAGAGGAATTAATGGTAATAACATCGTCGGGAATTGTTATAAGAACTTCAGTAAATCAAATCTCTATAATTGGAAGAGCAACTCAAGGTGTAAAAATTATGAGAGTAAATGAATCAGAATCTGAAAAAGTTGTATCAATAGCAAGTTTTAAAGAGGAAGATGCAGAAGAAGCAACTCAAGAATAA
- the gyrB gene encoding DNA topoisomerase (ATP-hydrolyzing) subunit B, translating to MTTNNYQAENITVLEGLEAVRKRPGMYIGTTSERGLHHLVWEIVDNSVDEALAGYATKIEVSILPDNIIEVVDNGRGIPVDIHPKYGKSALEIVLTVLHAGGKFENNNYKVSGGLHGVGVSVVNALSEWTEVTVRKAGKVYYQKYNRGVPEKDVTEIGVAEDNGTTVRFKADYEIFETLVYSFSTLETRLRELAYLNKGLTIVLSDLRKEPAKVVNLEFEGGILDYIKEIEKDSTPIMKAPFYMSGEVDNVSVEIAMTYNTNQRETIYSFVNNINTHEGGTHVSGFRTALTRVINDLGKTTGLLKDKDGKLQGSDIREGLTAIVSVKVPQPQFEGQTKTKLGNSEVTGIVSTVAGAQIKMYLEDAPNDLKVIVEKILNSKRAREAAQRARELVLRKSALDIGSLPGKLADCSSKNPDDCEVYIVEGDSAGGSAKQGRDRSFQAILPLRGKILNVEKAGLHKALENAEIRAMVTAFGTSIGDNFNIEKRRYGKIIIMTDADVDGAHIRTLILTFLYRYMVDLIHNGNVFIAQPPLFKITQGRTVSYAYTDRQLKEIIAGLEGEDKRYTLQRYKGLGEMNPGQLWETTMDPDTRTLLKVTIDDAREADILFDKLMGDKVEPRREFIEEHAEFVKNLDI from the coding sequence ATGACAACAAATAATTATCAAGCAGAAAATATTACAGTTTTAGAAGGATTAGAAGCTGTAAGAAAAAGACCTGGAATGTATATAGGAACAACTTCAGAAAGAGGACTACACCATCTAGTATGGGAAATTGTAGATAACTCAGTGGATGAGGCATTAGCAGGATATGCAACAAAAATAGAAGTATCGATATTACCAGATAATATAATAGAAGTTGTAGATAACGGAAGAGGAATTCCAGTTGATATACACCCTAAGTATGGAAAATCGGCATTAGAGATAGTGTTAACAGTTCTTCATGCAGGAGGAAAATTTGAGAATAATAACTATAAAGTTTCTGGAGGATTACACGGAGTAGGAGTTTCTGTAGTGAATGCTCTTTCTGAGTGGACAGAAGTTACAGTAAGAAAAGCAGGTAAAGTTTATTACCAAAAATATAACAGAGGAGTACCAGAAAAGGATGTAACAGAAATTGGTGTTGCAGAGGATAATGGAACTACAGTTAGATTTAAAGCTGACTATGAAATTTTTGAAACATTAGTATATAGTTTTTCTACATTAGAAACAAGATTAAGAGAACTAGCATACTTAAATAAAGGACTTACTATAGTTTTATCTGATTTAAGAAAAGAGCCTGCAAAAGTTGTAAATTTAGAATTTGAAGGTGGAATTTTAGATTATATAAAAGAGATTGAAAAGGATAGCACACCAATAATGAAAGCTCCTTTTTATATGAGTGGAGAAGTTGATAATGTTTCTGTAGAAATAGCAATGACGTATAATACAAATCAAAGAGAAACAATATACTCTTTTGTTAATAATATAAATACACATGAAGGTGGAACTCATGTAAGTGGATTTAGAACAGCATTAACAAGAGTAATAAATGATTTGGGAAAAACTACAGGACTTTTAAAAGATAAAGATGGTAAACTTCAAGGATCTGATATAAGAGAGGGATTAACAGCAATAGTTTCAGTTAAGGTTCCACAACCACAATTTGAAGGTCAAACTAAAACAAAGTTAGGAAATAGTGAGGTAACTGGTATAGTTTCTACTGTAGCGGGAGCTCAAATAAAGATGTATTTAGAAGATGCACCTAATGATTTAAAGGTTATAGTTGAAAAGATATTAAATTCAAAAAGAGCAAGAGAAGCAGCTCAAAGAGCAAGAGAGTTAGTACTTAGAAAATCAGCTTTAGATATAGGATCATTACCTGGAAAATTAGCAGACTGTTCTTCAAAAAATCCTGATGATTGTGAAGTTTATATAGTTGAGGGAGATTCAGCAGGAGGATCAGCTAAGCAAGGTAGAGATAGATCTTTCCAAGCTATTTTACCATTAAGAGGTAAGATATTAAACGTAGAAAAAGCTGGATTACATAAAGCATTAGAAAATGCGGAGATTAGAGCAATGGTAACAGCTTTTGGAACTAGTATTGGAGATAACTTTAATATAGAAAAAAGAAGATATGGAAAAATAATAATAATGACAGACGCGGACGTAGATGGAGCTCACATAAGAACACTAATACTAACGTTCCTTTATAGATATATGGTAGACTTAATCCATAATGGAAATGTATTTATAGCTCAACCACCACTATTTAAAATAACTCAAGGTAGAACAGTATCTTATGCTTATACTGATAGACAATTAAAAGAAATCATAGCTGGACTAGAGGGTGAAGATAAAAGATACACTCTTCAAAGATATAAAGGATTAGGAGAGATGAATCCTGGACAGCTTTGGGAAACAACTATGGATCCAGACACAAGAACTTTATTAAAAGTTACAATTGACGACGCAAGAGAAGCCGATATATTATTCGATAAACTAATGGGAGATAAAGTAGAACCAAGAAGAGAGTTTATTGAAGAACATGCAGAATTTGTAAAAAATCTGGATATATAA
- the yaaA gene encoding S4 domain-containing protein YaaA gives MQEIKISTEFIKLDQFLKFTGEIGTGGQAKELILDGQVKVNGEVEERRGKKLYPGDKVEFLGLVFVVA, from the coding sequence ATGCAGGAGATAAAAATTTCTACAGAATTTATTAAATTAGATCAATTTCTTAAATTTACTGGTGAAATTGGTACTGGTGGTCAAGCTAAAGAGCTTATTTTAGATGGACAAGTAAAAGTTAATGGAGAAGTAGAAGAGAGACGTGGGAAAAAACTTTATCCAGGTGATAAGGTTGAATTTTTAGGATTAGTATTTGTAGTAGCTTAA
- a CDS encoding DUF721 domain-containing protein, translated as MDIMNVSEAVEEAIIKSRKLKEGIIRGHWRDIVGKLSKKSEPLWIKEGILYVLVEDSIYLHHMSMNKNKYLKKVQEILKKEYVRDIRFKVSKVQSCNYVEFIEEKINEEKKENFISELKDLTLEEKIEVLKKRAKEREDALKLKGYKKCDICGMMFFGEGFTCKPCSLKNIADKILEDRDDNK; from the coding sequence ATGGACATTATGAATGTAAGTGAAGCAGTGGAAGAAGCTATTATTAAAAGTAGGAAGTTAAAAGAAGGTATAATAAGAGGACATTGGAGAGATATTGTTGGGAAACTTTCTAAAAAAAGTGAACCTCTTTGGATAAAAGAGGGGATTCTATACGTATTGGTTGAGGATAGTATCTACCTTCATCATATGTCTATGAACAAAAATAAATATTTAAAAAAAGTTCAAGAAATTTTAAAAAAAGAGTATGTAAGAGATATAAGATTTAAAGTTTCAAAGGTTCAAAGTTGTAACTATGTGGAATTTATAGAAGAGAAAATTAATGAAGAAAAAAAAGAGAATTTTATTTCAGAACTTAAGGATTTAACTTTAGAAGAAAAAATAGAAGTTTTGAAAAAAAGAGCAAAAGAGCGAGAAGATGCCTTAAAATTAAAAGGCTATAAAAAATGTGATATTTGTGGAATGATGTTTTTTGGAGAAGGATTTACTTGTAAACCGTGCTCTTTAAAAAATATTGCAGATAAGATATTGGAGGATAGAGATGACAACAAATAA
- a CDS encoding metallophosphoesterase family protein: protein MKILIITDSHGNTNKIYDIISQESPNIIIWTGDHSWDGEECSFAFPDIEFYIVRGNCDIFDRKFNDNEIFDIDGIKIFITHGHLYNVKKEMYTLEAIAEKYDVDAVCFGHTHIPYYEEKNGIKYFNPGALKDNRYGVLLIENKELIFSYKEIK from the coding sequence ATGAAAATACTAATAATTACAGATTCTCATGGAAACACAAATAAAATTTATGATATAATATCACAAGAAAGTCCTAATATAATAATATGGACAGGTGATCATAGCTGGGATGGCGAAGAGTGTTCTTTTGCTTTTCCAGATATAGAGTTTTATATTGTTAGAGGAAACTGTGATATTTTTGATAGAAAATTTAATGATAATGAAATATTTGACATAGATGGAATAAAAATATTTATAACGCACGGACATCTTTATAACGTAAAAAAAGAGATGTATACTTTGGAAGCGATAGCTGAAAAATATGATGTAGATGCTGTTTGTTTTGGGCATACTCATATTCCTTATTATGAAGAAAAGAATGGAATAAAATATTTTAATCCAGGGGCTTTAAAGGATAATAGGTATGGGGTATTGCTAATTGAAAATAAAGAGCTAATTTTTAGTTATAAAGAGATAAAATAA
- the yfcC gene encoding putative basic amino acid antiporter YfcC yields the protein MKKKIRIPDTYVIIFFVVVFAAILTYIIPVGSFTMEKIQYATEAGMKTRTVPVPGSFKYALNDLGQPLTKGIPIFAAGGDMSVTNYIFEGLVSGDKWGTAVGIIAFILITGGAFGIILKTKAVEAGILNMIKKTKGSEALLIPLVFLLFSLGGAVFGMGEEAIPFAMILIPIVVGMGYDSITGIFMCYISTQIGFATSWMNPFSVAIAQGVAGVPVLSGAMFRIVMWVFFTSFGIIYTMRYAKKVKANPELSISYETDKFFRDDFKADESEDLEFKFGHKLVFLTIFLGMSWIIWGVVFHGYYLPEIAAQFTIMGIVSGIIGVIFKLNDMTVNDIATSFRKGAEDLIGAALVVGMAKGIVLVLGGVDAGTPTVLNTILNAVAGILGGLHASISAVAMYFFQSVFNFFVVSGSGQAALTMPIMAPLSDLVSVPRQVAVLAFQLGDGFTNMIVPTSGILMAILGISKVEWGVWAKQQIKFQGILFVLGCVFIVIGVLINFQ from the coding sequence ATGAAGAAAAAAATCAGAATACCTGATACGTACGTCATTATCTTTTTTGTAGTTGTCTTTGCTGCAATTCTTACTTACATTATCCCAGTTGGTAGCTTTACCATGGAAAAAATTCAGTATGCTACTGAAGCTGGTATGAAAACTAGAACAGTTCCTGTTCCAGGAAGTTTTAAATATGCATTAAATGATTTAGGACAGCCACTTACTAAGGGTATCCCTATATTTGCTGCTGGTGGAGATATGAGTGTTACTAACTATATTTTCGAAGGTCTTGTTAGTGGAGATAAGTGGGGAACTGCTGTTGGTATTATCGCATTTATCCTTATCACTGGTGGAGCTTTTGGTATTATTTTAAAAACTAAAGCTGTTGAAGCTGGAATACTTAATATGATTAAAAAGACTAAGGGGTCTGAAGCACTACTTATACCTCTTGTTTTCCTTCTATTCTCTTTAGGTGGAGCTGTATTTGGTATGGGAGAGGAAGCTATTCCTTTTGCTATGATCCTTATACCTATAGTTGTTGGTATGGGTTATGACTCTATTACTGGTATTTTTATGTGCTATATATCAACTCAAATTGGATTTGCTACATCTTGGATGAACCCTTTTAGTGTGGCTATTGCTCAAGGAGTTGCTGGAGTTCCTGTACTTTCTGGAGCTATGTTTAGAATAGTTATGTGGGTATTCTTCACATCTTTTGGAATTATCTATACTATGAGATATGCTAAAAAAGTTAAAGCTAATCCTGAGTTATCAATATCTTACGAAACTGATAAATTCTTTAGAGATGATTTTAAAGCTGATGAATCAGAGGATTTAGAGTTTAAATTTGGACATAAACTTGTATTTTTAACAATATTCTTAGGAATGTCTTGGATTATTTGGGGAGTTGTTTTCCACGGATATTACTTACCTGAAATAGCTGCACAATTTACTATTATGGGTATTGTTTCTGGAATTATTGGAGTTATCTTCAAATTAAATGATATGACTGTTAACGATATTGCTACTTCTTTTAGAAAAGGTGCTGAGGATCTTATCGGAGCAGCTCTAGTAGTTGGAATGGCCAAAGGTATCGTGTTAGTTTTAGGTGGAGTAGATGCTGGAACTCCTACCGTTTTAAATACTATCTTAAATGCTGTTGCTGGGATTTTAGGCGGATTACACGCTTCTATATCTGCAGTTGCTATGTACTTCTTCCAATCTGTATTCAACTTCTTCGTTGTATCAGGTTCTGGACAAGCAGCTTTAACAATGCCAATTATGGCACCACTTTCAGATTTAGTTAGTGTTCCTAGACAAGTTGCAGTATTAGCTTTCCAACTTGGAGATGGATTCACAAATATGATTGTACCAACATCTGGTATCTTAATGGCCATTTTAGGTATTTCAAAAGTTGAGTGGGGAGTTTGGGCAAAACAACAAATTAAATTCCAAGGTATTTTATTTGTATTAGGTTGCGTATTTATTGTTATAGGTGTTTTAATTAATTTCCAATAA
- a CDS encoding universal stress protein: MKKVLVVFGEGSKKNVLIDSAIFFKEKFGYEIVPLYVKDVRRDEIIPATMDGMIVNLSNNSFSQERDAFEEEEVKHLQEKLKLRGINSVLNVEFGFPWDIIKEYMKLADLLIFEKGEALSESAVTVLKNHFKPIVMVGEKAITSLEKVGISSDDGVKINKSVFSFINIFPDIKEFIMLTLLYKIEDNTLLKYLKEKEKVVEWKNFDGETAKEEYLNEVNNLDLLIMGNLSRGYFFEKITGKKGLNIMEKSQTSIFIG; this comes from the coding sequence ATGAAAAAAGTTTTAGTTGTATTTGGAGAAGGATCAAAAAAAAATGTACTAATAGATAGCGCAATATTTTTTAAAGAGAAATTTGGATACGAAATAGTCCCACTATATGTAAAAGATGTTAGAAGGGATGAGATTATACCAGCAACAATGGATGGAATGATAGTAAACTTAAGTAATAACTCCTTTTCACAAGAAAGAGACGCTTTTGAAGAAGAGGAAGTAAAACATCTACAAGAAAAATTGAAATTAAGAGGGATAAATTCAGTCTTAAATGTTGAATTTGGTTTTCCTTGGGATATAATTAAAGAATATATGAAACTTGCAGATTTATTGATTTTTGAAAAAGGTGAAGCTTTATCAGAATCAGCTGTAACAGTACTGAAAAACCACTTTAAACCTATTGTTATGGTGGGAGAAAAAGCTATAACATCTTTAGAAAAAGTTGGAATTTCAAGTGATGATGGTGTAAAAATAAATAAGAGTGTATTTTCTTTTATAAATATTTTTCCAGATATAAAAGAATTTATAATGTTAACTTTACTTTATAAGATAGAGGATAATACATTATTAAAATATTTAAAAGAAAAAGAAAAAGTTGTAGAATGGAAGAATTTTGACGGAGAAACAGCTAAAGAAGAGTATTTAAATGAAGTTAATAATTTAGATCTTTTAATTATGGGGAATTTGAGTAGAGGTTATTTCTTTGAAAAAATTACAGGAAAAAAAGGATTGAATATTATGGAAAAGTCTCAAACATCAATATTTATAGGATAG